One Streptosporangium sp. NBC_01495 DNA window includes the following coding sequences:
- a CDS encoding VOC family protein has translation MTVRELRLVVTAADYDEALRFYRDVLGLPERAAYSSPDGRVTILEAGRATLEIADPSQAEFIDRVEVGRRVAGHIRVAFEVDDSAAVTAELAGAGATVIAEPVRTPWNSLNSRLEGPAGLQLTLFTELGEPADPQDAP, from the coding sequence ATGACCGTTCGAGAGTTGCGCCTGGTCGTCACCGCCGCCGACTACGACGAGGCGCTGCGCTTCTACCGCGACGTGCTCGGGCTGCCCGAGCGGGCCGCGTACTCCTCGCCCGACGGCCGGGTGACGATCCTGGAGGCGGGCCGGGCCACCCTGGAGATCGCCGACCCGTCGCAGGCGGAGTTCATCGACCGGGTCGAGGTGGGGCGGAGGGTGGCCGGGCACATCCGGGTGGCGTTCGAGGTGGACGACTCGGCGGCCGTCACCGCCGAGCTGGCCGGGGCCGGGGCAACGGTGATCGCCGAACCCGTCCGGACCCCGTGGAACTCGCTCAACTCCCGCCTTGAGGGTCCGGCCGGGCTACAGCTCACGCTCTTCACCGAGCTGGGAGAGCCCGCCGATCCCCAGGACGCCCCTTAG
- a CDS encoding alanine racemase: MTATVAAQPQTSESFLAGPLPAYVYDLVELDAHVKAIRAALGDVELYYAVKANPDPKLMRMLAPYVDGFEVASGGELAHVREHFPDTPVALGGPGKTDAELFGDVTRLHVESPGELRRLLASGRSADVLLRVNLDIPIEGASLAMGGGATPFGMDPAGIAECVALLEPQGAVRLRGIHAHLASGLDASRMLELAAAVLDYARTLGVAEINLGGGMAVSYADPDDRFDWPAYGRGLAALRRPGETLRIEPGRSLTVYCGRYVTRVIDVKRVHGELFAVVAGGTHHIRTPATKGHDQPLVMTEAGEPITIVGQLCTPKDILARRVPVALKPGDLVEFTMAGAYAWNISHHDFLMHPKPSFHYLSR; the protein is encoded by the coding sequence GTGACAGCCACAGTCGCGGCGCAGCCGCAGACCTCGGAGTCGTTCCTGGCCGGGCCGCTGCCCGCATACGTCTACGACCTGGTCGAACTCGACGCCCACGTCAAGGCCATCCGCGCCGCGCTGGGAGACGTCGAGCTGTACTACGCGGTGAAGGCCAACCCCGACCCGAAGCTGATGCGGATGCTCGCCCCGTACGTCGACGGCTTCGAGGTCGCCTCGGGAGGCGAGCTCGCGCACGTGCGGGAACACTTCCCGGACACGCCGGTCGCGCTGGGCGGGCCGGGCAAGACGGACGCCGAGCTGTTCGGCGACGTGACCCGGCTGCACGTCGAGAGCCCCGGCGAGCTGCGCCGCCTGCTCGCGTCCGGCCGCTCGGCGGACGTGCTGCTGCGGGTCAACCTGGACATCCCGATCGAGGGGGCCTCGCTGGCGATGGGCGGCGGTGCCACGCCGTTCGGGATGGACCCCGCCGGGATCGCCGAATGCGTCGCCCTGCTGGAGCCCCAGGGGGCCGTACGGCTGCGCGGGATCCACGCCCACCTGGCCAGCGGGCTCGACGCGAGCCGGATGCTGGAGCTGGCGGCGGCCGTCCTGGACTACGCGCGGACGCTGGGGGTGGCCGAGATCAACCTCGGCGGCGGCATGGCCGTCTCCTACGCCGACCCCGACGACCGGTTCGACTGGCCGGCCTACGGCAGGGGCCTGGCCGCGCTCCGTCGCCCCGGCGAGACGCTCCGGATCGAACCGGGACGCTCGCTGACCGTCTACTGCGGGAGATACGTGACGCGCGTCATCGACGTCAAGCGCGTGCACGGCGAGCTGTTCGCGGTGGTGGCGGGCGGGACCCACCACATCCGCACCCCCGCCACCAAGGGCCACGACCAGCCCCTGGTCATGACGGAGGCCGGTGAGCCGATCACGATCGTCGGCCAGCTCTGCACTCCCAAGGACATCCTGGCCCGCCGGGTCCCCGTCGCCCTCAAGCCCGGTGACCTGGTGGAGTTCACGATGGCGGGCGCCTACGCCTGGAACATCTCCCACCACGACTTCCTGATGCACCCGAAGCCGAGCTTCCACTACCTGAGCCGATAG
- a CDS encoding CASTOR/POLLUX-related putative ion channel — protein MPRATFRERLRYWFDNTMSRGTTALIGWLALISLGLILLVTALGLWLTPDEAAKHNGAPGMLWMTLMRALSPGKVASDTGSAPFIALMFAASLGGLFIVSALVGVLSNDLKSRFEELRKGRSRIIETGHIVVLGWSEQVFTIVSELVQAHASDRRSVIAILADKDKIAMEDEIRQFAGETGRTRLVCRTGRPTEPTDLDLMNLAGARSVVVLSPQGEDPDAHVIKTLLALAKRPDTHPPVVAAIAESSNMAAARLAGGQEVHLVDSDDTAARLIVQSSRQSGMSVVCMDLLNFSDGEIYLRSDPDFTGMTYGEVLPAYQTATVIGLRRAGAAMLNPPMDTVISASDEIIVIAHDDSMIHLAAGMPSAREESIVLVEHTRPGPERTLVLNWNGRGRRIIRYLNGYVAPGSVLDIASDHPGAAVDSEALSNLTVNIKECDTSDRYALESLGLGLYQHVIVLSDDRYSPGHADTRTLMTLLQLRDMQSSLGERYSIVSEMHDENNRSLAEVTKADDIVISDTVIGLLLAQLAENRHLAEVFGRLFDSGGSEIYPRPAERYVRPGAPVDFASVIESARRRGETAIGYRLADRVNEAPHFGVVLNPDKSRPLRLGTGDSVIVLAER, from the coding sequence GTGCCGAGGGCGACGTTCCGAGAACGCCTGCGCTACTGGTTCGACAACACGATGTCACGGGGTACAACGGCGCTGATCGGATGGCTCGCCCTCATCTCTCTCGGCCTGATCCTGCTGGTCACGGCGCTGGGCCTGTGGCTCACCCCGGACGAGGCCGCGAAGCACAACGGCGCCCCCGGCATGCTGTGGATGACGCTGATGCGCGCGCTGAGCCCGGGGAAGGTGGCCAGTGACACCGGCAGCGCGCCGTTCATCGCCCTGATGTTCGCCGCGTCGCTGGGCGGGCTCTTCATCGTCAGCGCCCTGGTCGGCGTCCTCTCCAACGATCTCAAGAGCAGGTTCGAGGAGCTGCGCAAGGGCAGGTCCCGGATCATCGAGACCGGCCACATCGTGGTCCTGGGCTGGTCGGAGCAGGTCTTCACGATCGTCAGCGAGCTGGTCCAGGCGCACGCGAGCGACCGCAGATCGGTCATCGCGATCCTCGCCGACAAGGACAAGATCGCGATGGAGGACGAGATCCGGCAGTTCGCGGGCGAGACCGGCAGGACCAGGCTGGTCTGCCGGACCGGGCGGCCCACCGAACCGACCGACCTCGACCTGATGAACCTGGCCGGGGCCCGCTCGGTGGTCGTCCTCTCCCCGCAGGGCGAGGACCCCGACGCGCACGTCATCAAGACGCTGCTCGCCCTGGCCAAACGGCCGGACACCCACCCACCGGTGGTGGCCGCCATCGCCGAGAGCTCCAACATGGCCGCCGCGCGTCTCGCCGGCGGCCAGGAGGTTCACCTCGTCGACTCCGACGACACCGCCGCCCGGCTCATCGTGCAGTCGTCGCGGCAGTCGGGCATGTCCGTGGTCTGCATGGACCTGCTCAACTTCAGCGACGGGGAGATCTACCTTCGCTCCGACCCCGACTTCACCGGCATGACGTACGGCGAGGTGCTCCCGGCGTACCAGACCGCCACGGTGATCGGGCTGCGCCGGGCCGGCGCGGCCATGCTGAACCCGCCCATGGACACCGTGATCTCCGCCTCCGACGAGATCATCGTGATCGCCCACGACGACTCGATGATCCACCTGGCCGCCGGCATGCCCTCGGCCCGCGAGGAGTCGATCGTCCTGGTCGAGCACACCAGGCCGGGCCCCGAGCGCACCCTGGTCCTCAACTGGAACGGCCGGGGCCGCCGGATCATCCGCTATCTCAACGGCTACGTCGCGCCGGGCTCGGTCCTGGACATCGCCTCCGACCACCCCGGCGCGGCGGTCGACTCCGAGGCTCTGTCCAACCTCACGGTCAACATCAAGGAGTGCGACACCTCCGACCGCTACGCGCTGGAGTCGCTCGGCCTGGGCCTCTACCAGCACGTGATCGTGCTCTCCGACGACCGCTACAGCCCCGGCCACGCCGACACGCGCACGCTGATGACCCTGCTCCAGCTGCGCGACATGCAGTCCTCACTCGGCGAGCGCTACTCCATCGTCAGCGAGATGCACGACGAGAACAACCGGAGCCTGGCCGAGGTCACCAAGGCCGACGACATCGTGATCAGCGACACGGTGATCGGCCTGCTGCTGGCCCAGCTCGCCGAGAACCGGCATCTGGCCGAGGTGTTCGGCCGGCTCTTCGACTCGGGGGGCTCGGAGATCTACCCGCGCCCGGCCGAGCGGTACGTCCGCCCGGGGGCGCCGGTCGACTTCGCCTCGGTGATCGAGTCGGCCCGGCGCCGTGGGGAGACCGCGATCGGCTACCGCCTGGCGGACCGCGTGAACGAGGCCCCCCACTTCGGCGTTGTCCTCAACCCGGACAAATCACGGCCCCTGCGCCTCGGCACCGGCGACTCGGTGATCGTCCTGGCCGAGCGCTGA
- a CDS encoding IclR family transcriptional regulator, translating into MKSGRKSSSVDKAFELISAVSGSGQSGMTLGELAAHTGVAVSTAHRYAISLLELGVLERDAAGAFRLGVTLITLAGRYLEEDGLRAAAQPYLAELVEISGETVHLGVPVGHHIVYVDKVESAKSVRLVSRIGSRVPLHCTAMGKAVLAFLDEPRRAEILAAQTEPRTPRSLTGDALLAELETVRDQGFAIDDEENEEGVRCIGLPIMNASGRPVGAFSVSAPAGRFSLGDCHRLAPVALGMAADIGRRIGYAAPRTRKPA; encoded by the coding sequence ATGAAGAGCGGTAGGAAGTCATCAAGCGTCGATAAGGCATTTGAGCTGATCAGTGCGGTGTCCGGAAGCGGTCAGTCCGGAATGACCCTGGGCGAACTCGCGGCGCACACCGGTGTCGCCGTCAGCACCGCCCACCGCTATGCCATCTCGCTCCTGGAACTGGGAGTTCTGGAGCGGGACGCCGCCGGCGCCTTCCGGCTCGGCGTCACCCTCATCACCCTCGCCGGGCGCTACCTGGAGGAGGACGGGCTCCGCGCCGCCGCCCAGCCGTACCTGGCCGAGCTGGTCGAGATCAGCGGTGAGACCGTCCACCTCGGCGTCCCGGTGGGCCACCACATCGTCTACGTCGACAAGGTGGAGAGCGCCAAGTCGGTGCGCCTGGTCTCCAGGATCGGCAGCCGCGTACCGCTGCACTGCACCGCGATGGGCAAGGCGGTCCTCGCCTTCCTGGACGAGCCGCGCCGCGCCGAGATCCTGGCCGCGCAGACGGAGCCCCGCACCCCCAGAAGCCTCACCGGCGACGCGCTGCTCGCCGAGCTCGAAACCGTACGAGACCAGGGCTTCGCGATCGACGACGAGGAGAACGAGGAGGGGGTGCGCTGCATCGGCCTGCCGATCATGAACGCCTCCGGCCGCCCGGTGGGGGCGTTCAGCGTGTCCGCACCGGCCGGAAGGTTCAGCCTCGGCGACTGCCACCGCCTGGCGCCGGTCGCGCTCGGGATGGCCGCGGACATCGGCCGCCGCATCGGCTACGCCGCTCCCAGGACCCGCAAACCCGCCTGA
- a CDS encoding aldehyde dehydrogenase family protein codes for MSALTSSDASVITVRNPGTGEQLGEVEAASAERVAAVVEAAQEGQRAMAAMPAHERADLLRRVADLIEAERDGLATLLAAENGKPVQQTRGEVDAAIRIFRGYAGEATRLFGRQIPLDAVPGLERHLAVTMREPLGVVAALVPFNYPVELYAHKAAAALAAGNAVIVQPPARCPLALVRVAELVERAGAPAHAHQLVAGGVQVSQALAQLPGIAAVSLTGSTAAGREIARLGSATLKKVFLELGGNDALIVCDDADAEEAARAVVLGRLARGNGQICCAVKRVYVQDGIHDAFVESLLGQTAKLSVGDQLLEETDVGPLIAEEAAERVEAAVGRLVGEGARLAAGGGRRGAFVDPVVLVDVPATSPTFAEEIFGPVAPVARFADPLDAVRMANESPYGLHAAVFTRDVSRAFAIARRLDVGGVVINGSTALRAENLPFGGTKDTGGYREGLHETVLDFTRQKTVVVMEAFG; via the coding sequence ATGTCCGCTCTCACCTCGTCGGACGCCTCCGTCATCACCGTCCGCAACCCCGGCACCGGCGAGCAACTCGGGGAGGTGGAGGCGGCGAGCGCGGAACGGGTGGCCGCGGTGGTCGAGGCCGCGCAGGAAGGCCAGCGGGCGATGGCGGCGATGCCCGCCCACGAGCGCGCGGACCTCCTGCGCCGGGTGGCCGATCTGATCGAGGCCGAGCGGGACGGCCTCGCCACGCTGCTCGCCGCCGAGAACGGCAAGCCCGTGCAGCAGACCCGGGGCGAGGTCGACGCCGCGATCCGGATCTTCCGCGGGTACGCGGGCGAGGCCACCAGGCTCTTCGGCCGCCAGATCCCGCTCGACGCCGTACCCGGCCTGGAACGGCACCTCGCGGTGACGATGCGCGAGCCCCTCGGCGTCGTCGCGGCACTGGTCCCGTTCAACTACCCGGTCGAGCTGTACGCGCACAAGGCCGCCGCGGCCCTCGCCGCGGGCAACGCCGTGATCGTCCAGCCGCCCGCCCGCTGCCCGCTCGCCCTGGTCAGGGTGGCCGAGCTCGTCGAGCGGGCCGGTGCGCCCGCCCACGCCCACCAGCTGGTCGCCGGAGGCGTCCAGGTGTCCCAGGCGCTGGCGCAGCTCCCGGGGATCGCGGCGGTGAGCCTCACCGGCAGCACCGCGGCGGGCCGCGAGATCGCCCGCCTCGGGTCCGCGACCCTGAAGAAGGTCTTCCTGGAACTCGGAGGCAACGACGCGCTCATCGTCTGCGACGACGCCGACGCGGAGGAGGCCGCCCGCGCCGTCGTCCTCGGCCGCCTGGCCAGGGGAAACGGGCAGATCTGCTGCGCGGTCAAGCGCGTCTACGTCCAGGACGGCATCCACGACGCCTTCGTCGAGTCGCTGCTCGGCCAGACGGCGAAGCTCTCCGTGGGCGACCAGCTGCTTGAGGAGACCGACGTCGGCCCCCTCATCGCCGAGGAGGCCGCCGAGCGGGTCGAGGCCGCCGTCGGCAGGCTCGTCGGGGAGGGCGCCAGGCTCGCCGCCGGGGGCGGCAGGCGCGGCGCGTTCGTCGACCCGGTCGTGCTGGTCGACGTGCCCGCCACCAGCCCCACCTTCGCCGAGGAGATCTTCGGCCCGGTGGCGCCCGTCGCCCGCTTCGCCGACCCCCTCGACGCGGTGCGGATGGCCAACGAGTCCCCGTACGGCCTGCACGCCGCGGTCTTCACCCGGGACGTCTCGCGGGCGTTCGCCATCGCGCGGCGCCTCGACGTCGGCGGGGTCGTCATCAACGGCTCCACCGCGCTGCGCGCCGAGAACCTGCCCTTCGGCGGTACCAAGGACACCGGCGGCTACCGCGAGGGCCTGCACGAGACCGTCCTCGACTTCACCCGGCAGAAGACGGTCGTCGTCATGGAGGCGTTCGGATGA
- a CDS encoding sugar ABC transporter ATP-binding protein, whose translation MSLELRGVRKDYGGVEVLHGVDLVGHPGEVLAVVGANGAGKSTLIRILAGAQSMSAGEMWMDGERVELRSPHDAHARGIRTVYQELTLVPQLSVTENLLMGHFPRKRGGLIDWTAAHARARELLESIGFGAIDPRTVAGRLTVARQQMVEIAKALVDEPRVLVLDEPSAVLAGSDLESLFALIRRLQERGVLVVYVSHRLAEVLELATSIVVIKDGRIVETTEPARTGENELIRLMAGRRLEQIYPDRRAGHGEVRLSVSGLTRGGEFEDVSFSVHSGEIVGLFGLVGSGRSELARCVFGAEPASAGQVRVRSGAESADRSRAGSDAGSADRSRGGSGSEPADRSRGGSGAGSADPERGGSGSGAESVDGERAGSVEREGAGSGVESPSAGRWRGRSGTVGFRTPAEAIAAGLALVTEDRKRTGLVLGMSVLDNITLTTLYSATRGPLIDTGRRRRNVAEMIDRLGIQPSGCASMPVVNLSGGNQQKAVLAKWLLAEPRVLILDEPTRGVDMAARVDIYRMIDDLARQGLAVLLISSDLTEVLGATDRVLVMNQGRITGDLRSDQTTEDEILAHSIGRTA comes from the coding sequence ATGAGCCTGGAGCTCCGGGGCGTCCGCAAGGACTACGGCGGCGTCGAGGTGCTGCACGGGGTGGACCTCGTGGGCCACCCCGGCGAGGTCCTCGCCGTGGTCGGCGCGAACGGGGCCGGCAAGTCGACCCTGATCAGGATCCTCGCCGGCGCCCAGTCCATGAGCGCGGGCGAGATGTGGATGGACGGTGAGCGGGTCGAGCTGCGCTCGCCGCACGACGCGCACGCCCGGGGCATCCGCACGGTCTACCAGGAGCTGACCCTGGTACCCCAGCTGTCGGTCACCGAGAACCTGCTGATGGGGCACTTCCCCAGGAAGCGCGGCGGGCTCATCGACTGGACGGCGGCGCACGCCCGCGCCCGGGAGCTGCTGGAGAGCATCGGCTTCGGCGCGATCGACCCGCGTACCGTCGCGGGCCGCCTGACGGTGGCCAGGCAGCAGATGGTGGAGATCGCCAAGGCGCTGGTGGACGAGCCGCGCGTGCTGGTGCTCGACGAGCCCTCCGCCGTACTGGCCGGAAGCGACCTTGAGTCGCTGTTCGCGCTGATCAGGCGGTTACAGGAACGCGGAGTGCTGGTCGTCTACGTCTCCCACCGGCTCGCGGAGGTCCTGGAACTGGCCACCTCGATCGTGGTGATCAAGGATGGCAGGATCGTCGAGACGACCGAACCCGCCCGTACGGGCGAGAACGAGCTGATCCGCCTCATGGCGGGCCGCCGCCTCGAACAGATCTATCCCGACCGGCGTGCGGGACACGGTGAGGTACGGCTCAGTGTCTCCGGGCTCACTCGCGGGGGCGAGTTCGAGGACGTCTCGTTCTCCGTGCACTCGGGGGAGATCGTCGGCCTGTTCGGCCTGGTCGGCTCCGGCCGCAGCGAGCTGGCCCGGTGCGTCTTCGGCGCCGAGCCCGCGTCCGCCGGCCAGGTGCGTGTCCGGTCGGGCGCCGAGTCGGCGGATCGGTCGCGTGCCGGTTCCGATGCCGGGTCGGCGGATCGGTCGCGTGGCGGTTCCGGTTCTGAGCCGGCGGATCGGTCGCGTGGCGGGTCCGGCGCCGGGTCGGCGGATCCGGAGCGTGGCGGTTCCGGATCCGGCGCCGAGTCGGTGGACGGGGAGCGTGCCGGGTCGGTGGAGCGGGAGGGCGCCGGTTCCGGTGTCGAGTCCCCGTCCGCGGGGCGGTGGCGCGGCCGGTCCGGCACCGTCGGCTTCCGTACGCCGGCCGAGGCCATCGCGGCCGGGCTCGCACTCGTCACCGAGGACCGCAAGCGCACCGGCCTGGTGCTCGGGATGAGCGTGCTCGACAACATCACGCTCACGACCCTGTACTCGGCCACCCGGGGCCCGCTGATCGACACGGGCCGCAGGCGCAGGAACGTCGCCGAGATGATCGACCGGCTGGGCATCCAGCCCTCGGGGTGCGCCTCGATGCCGGTGGTCAACCTCAGCGGCGGCAACCAGCAGAAGGCCGTGCTCGCCAAGTGGCTGCTGGCCGAGCCGCGCGTGCTCATCCTCGACGAGCCGACCCGCGGCGTGGACATGGCGGCCAGGGTCGACATCTACCGCATGATCGACGACCTCGCCCGGCAGGGCCTCGCCGTCCTGCTCATCTCCTCGGACCTGACGGAGGTGCTCGGCGCCACCGACCGGGTCCTCGTGATGAACCAGGGGCGCATCACCGGCGATCTGCGTTCCGACCAGACCACGGAGGACGAGATCCTCGCCCACTCGATCGGGCGGACCGCATGA